The Fodinibius saliphilus genomic interval TATTCAATTTACTATTGACTCCAGATCTACTGACTCTGCAAGTTTATGGTTTTTAATCGGTGATGTGTCGCTCCCTCCGAACTCAGTTTGCTTTCATATAGCACAAATTCAGAAACACGGACCCTGGGCAACTGAAACTGTTTATACTCATTAATAAAAGAAGTTACCTTTTGTTTAGAGCACCCTTTTAGCCGGGCCATAGTAATATGAGGTTTAAAGGGGCGAACCTCTGTTTTAAACCCCATAGCGGCACATAGTTGTTCTATTTTATTATGTAACTCTGCCAAACGTTTATTTTTGACAATTCCCGCCCATAATACCCGTGGCTTTCTACCCTGCGAAAAAAATCCCATCCCCTTTATAACTAACGAAAAAACCGGATGCTGAATTTTTGATAATCGCTTTTGTAATTTTTCAGCTTTTTCAACTTCGGTCTCTCCTAAAAACTTGAGCGTCAAATGAAGCTGGTTTTGTGATTGCCAACGCACCCCCTCCATAGCATTCTGTAATTCAGCAAGCTTTTTCTTTGCTGAATTCGGTATAGGAATGGCAATAAAAAGTCGCATTAGTGATAACGTACCTCGAAACCTTCATATTCGTCCGTTGCCTCTTCTAGGCTAACATCAATATTGTCTACCCTGCTGGCACCGGGCCCCTGTTCACATCGGTTAAGCATCTCCCGGATATGATCAATGGGGCCTGCGAATACAGCTTCGACACGTCCGTCAGGTAAATTCTTTACCCATCCGAATACGCCAACTTCTTCAGCATTAACTTGTGCAAAATGGCGAAAACCAACGCCTTGTACCCTTCCTTCGATAAATACATGAGCTTGTTGCATATCACAAACACTCTTTATGTTAACTCTTTAACTCTCAATAATATGTTTAGAACTATTCGTTCAGGGCAAATGTAGCAATCTAATAGGAATTCTCTAACTAAAAACGAATTATAAGTTTAAAGTTTGTATTTTTCCGGAGAAGAACTTGTTTACATTGATTTTTAAAGATTCATAAATTTAATATGACACTTACACAACTCTCATATATTGTAGCTGTTGACCGGTATCGCCATTTCGCTACAGCTGCTGAAAAGTCATACGTTACACAACCAACGCTAAGTATGCAGATCCACAAGCTGGAAGATGAGCTTGATATTACTATTTTTGACCGATCTAAGTCGCCAGTGATACCAACTGAAATTGGCGAAAAAATTATTGCGGAAGC includes:
- the thpR gene encoding RNA 2',3'-cyclic phosphodiesterase codes for the protein MRLFIAIPIPNSAKKKLAELQNAMEGVRWQSQNQLHLTLKFLGETEVEKAEKLQKRLSKIQHPVFSLVIKGMGFFSQGRKPRVLWAGIVKNKRLAELHNKIEQLCAAMGFKTEVRPFKPHITMARLKGCSKQKVTSFINEYKQFQLPRVRVSEFVLYESKLSSEGATHHRLKTINLQSQ
- a CDS encoding acylphosphatase; the protein is MQQAHVFIEGRVQGVGFRHFAQVNAEEVGVFGWVKNLPDGRVEAVFAGPIDHIREMLNRCEQGPGASRVDNIDVSLEEATDEYEGFEVRYH